The Arctopsyche grandis isolate Sample6627 chromosome 10, ASM5162203v2, whole genome shotgun sequence genome window below encodes:
- the LOC143917931 gene encoding general odorant-binding protein 83a-like, which yields MRRNYFILLPLFFVSCACRVEFPEDLKDIIIHIHNVCVKKTGVTESEISDCEHGKFSDRNELKCYMFCLMEEASFVDDGGLIDFDMLISMIPEEWKEKVSEMITACRHHDVAGKDGCVRAFDVHKCLYKTAPDVCIIL from the exons ATGCGTCGAAATTATTTCATTCTGTTGCCACTATTTTTCGTCAGTTGTGCATGCAGAGTT gaatttcCTGAAGATTTGAAAGACAtcatcatacatatacacaacgTATGTGTGAAAAAAACTGGAGTCACTGAAA GTGAAATTTCAGATTGCGAACACGGAAAATTTTCCGATCGCAACGAACTGAAATGTTACATGTTTTGCTTGATGGAAGAAGCCAGTTTC GTTGACGATGGTGGTCTAATTGATTTCGATATGCTGATCAGTATGATACCTGAGGAATGGAAGGAAAAAGTATCAGAGATGATAACGGCTTGCAGGCATCAcg ATGTAGCTGGTAAAGATGGGTGTGTACGAGCATTCGATGTACATAAATGCCTTTATAAAACAGCTCctgatgtatgtattattttataa